A genomic region of Candidatus Zymogenus saltonus contains the following coding sequences:
- a CDS encoding DUF1858 domain-containing protein, with protein MGNTEKKITSDMTIFEVLKKYPETEEVIKKHFQGGCFACPASRMESIGEGAAVHGLDVDFILDELNKSASA; from the coding sequence ATAACGTCGGATATGACTATATTCGAGGTCTTGAAGAAGTACCCGGAAACCGAGGAGGTAATCAAGAAGCATTTCCAGGGCGGGTGCTTTGCATGTCCTGCATCGAGGATGGAGTCGATAGGGGAGGGGGCCGCGGTGCACGGCCTCGACGTGGATTTCATCCTGGACGAGCTGAACAAGAGCGCATCCGCTTAA